A window of Acidobacteriota bacterium contains these coding sequences:
- a CDS encoding type II toxin-antitoxin system HicB family antitoxin, protein MHNEFTAVFENDGEWVIAYSPEIPGANGQGRTKDAARESLTAAIQLILEERRNEGLRAVPEGAEREVVTIA, encoded by the coding sequence ATGCACAACGAATTCACCGCCGTTTTCGAAAACGACGGAGAGTGGGTTATCGCCTACAGTCCGGAAATCCCCGGAGCGAACGGACAGGGGCGCACCAAGGACGCAGCGCGGGAAAGCCTGACGGCGGCGATCCAGTTGATCCTCGAAGAACGCAGGAACGAAGGTTTGCGCGCTGTGCCGGAAGGCGCCGAGCGC
- a CDS encoding penicillin acylase family protein — protein sequence MHIRRWFWILALLTAVTAAQSPAATRLTVPGIAQPVTIRRDHWGIAHIYAQNEHDLFFAQGYNVAHDRLFQLELWRRQATGTLAEVLGPSAVQRDIGNRLFQYRGDLTQELNWYHPHGAAIVQAFVDGINAYVARTEQDPALLSPEFKMLRLKPGRWTPAVVITRFNGLLGNVNREINLAEAVRAIGPAEVDELQNFQPTHPNLTLDPALQNAPLTPQILAIYNAFRRPLRFHGTEIAATAQATLPPTPFDLERQLQTIGSNNWIVSGRLTPGGFPLMANDPHRMQEAPSLRYWVHLVAPGWDVIGAGEPALPGISIGHNQYGAWGLTIFGGDTEDLYVYDTNPANPLQYKYRGEWLTMQVIPTTIDVKGAAAVHVELKYTRHGPVVYEDAAHHKAYAIRAAWLDKGAAPYLASLRMDQARNWQEFRAACAYSRVPSENMVWAGVNGDIGYQAVGITPLRPNWSGLVPVPGDGRYEWDGYLPILDLPHAYNPAKGFFNTSNNYLIPNGWPYAKALHYEWADAFRARRVAEVLGSGQIFTVSDMERLQNDDTSLPARALVPLLRGLQISTGPVRDAQRQLLAWNDVLDKDSVAAATFEAWKRRLVVNLKQLLVPKAAQPYLSLSLTKCIRWLEAPDGRFGSDPIAGRDALLRKSLREAVASRPMAPWGTYHRATIFHPLSPILSPADRARFDVGDAPRSGGGVTVDATGDGPNQVAGGSFKIITDTGHWDASVGLNNPGQSGDVRSPHYRDLYVLWSQGKYFPIFFSRTKIESVTGQTLTLEPTALHP from the coding sequence ATGCACATTCGGCGTTGGTTCTGGATTTTGGCCCTACTGACCGCGGTGACTGCCGCGCAGTCACCCGCAGCCACGCGGCTCACCGTGCCCGGCATCGCGCAGCCCGTGACCATCCGGCGCGACCACTGGGGCATCGCCCACATCTACGCCCAGAATGAGCACGATCTGTTCTTCGCCCAGGGCTACAACGTCGCCCACGACCGCCTCTTCCAGCTCGAGCTCTGGCGCCGCCAGGCCACTGGTACACTGGCCGAGGTGTTGGGTCCGAGCGCGGTGCAGCGCGATATCGGCAACCGCCTCTTCCAGTACCGCGGCGACCTCACGCAGGAGCTGAACTGGTATCACCCCCACGGCGCCGCCATCGTGCAGGCCTTTGTGGATGGCATCAACGCCTATGTCGCCCGCACCGAGCAGGACCCCGCACTCCTCTCACCCGAATTCAAAATGCTGCGCCTGAAGCCCGGGCGCTGGACCCCGGCGGTGGTCATTACCCGCTTCAATGGCCTGCTCGGCAATGTCAACCGCGAGATCAACCTTGCCGAAGCGGTGCGCGCCATTGGCCCGGCCGAGGTCGATGAGCTGCAAAACTTCCAACCCACCCACCCCAACCTCACCCTCGACCCGGCCCTGCAAAACGCACCCCTGACGCCGCAAATCCTGGCCATCTACAACGCCTTCCGCCGCCCCCTGCGCTTTCATGGCACCGAGATCGCAGCCACCGCCCAAGCGACGCTGCCGCCCACACCCTTCGATCTCGAGCGCCAGTTGCAGACCATTGGCAGCAACAACTGGATCGTCAGCGGACGCCTCACGCCCGGCGGCTTCCCCCTCATGGCCAACGATCCCCACCGCATGCAGGAGGCCCCCTCCCTGCGCTACTGGGTGCATTTAGTCGCGCCCGGCTGGGACGTGATTGGCGCCGGCGAACCCGCCCTGCCAGGCATTTCCATCGGCCACAACCAGTACGGCGCCTGGGGTCTGACCATCTTCGGCGGCGACACCGAAGATCTCTACGTCTACGACACCAATCCGGCCAACCCGTTGCAGTACAAATACCGCGGCGAGTGGCTGACGATGCAGGTCATCCCCACCACCATCGATGTCAAAGGGGCCGCCGCGGTCCACGTTGAGCTCAAATACACCCGCCACGGCCCCGTCGTCTACGAAGACGCCGCCCACCACAAAGCCTACGCGATTCGCGCCGCCTGGCTCGATAAAGGCGCCGCACCCTATCTCGCCAGCTTGCGCATGGATCAGGCGCGCAACTGGCAGGAATTCCGCGCCGCCTGCGCCTACAGCCGCGTGCCCAGCGAAAACATGGTCTGGGCCGGCGTCAACGGCGACATCGGTTATCAGGCCGTGGGCATCACCCCGCTCCGGCCCAACTGGAGCGGCCTCGTCCCCGTGCCCGGCGACGGCCGCTACGAATGGGACGGCTACCTGCCCATTCTCGACCTGCCGCACGCCTATAACCCCGCGAAAGGCTTCTTCAACACCAGCAACAATTACCTCATCCCCAACGGCTGGCCCTACGCGAAGGCCTTGCATTACGAATGGGCCGACGCCTTCCGCGCCCGCCGCGTCGCCGAGGTCCTGGGCTCAGGCCAAATCTTCACCGTCAGCGACATGGAGCGGCTGCAGAACGACGACACCTCCCTGCCCGCGCGCGCGCTCGTGCCCCTGCTGCGCGGCCTGCAAATCTCCACCGGCCCCGTGCGCGATGCCCAGCGCCAACTCCTCGCCTGGAACGACGTCCTCGACAAGGACTCCGTCGCCGCGGCGACCTTCGAAGCCTGGAAGCGCCGCCTCGTGGTCAACCTCAAGCAGCTCCTCGTCCCCAAAGCCGCTCAGCCTTATCTCAGCCTGAGCCTGACCAAATGCATCCGCTGGCTGGAGGCCCCCGATGGCCGCTTCGGTTCCGATCCGATCGCCGGCCGCGACGCCCTGCTGCGCAAGAGCCTGCGCGAGGCGGTGGCCTCACGACCCATGGCGCCTTGGGGTACGTATCATCGCGCCACCATCTTCCATCCCCTCAGCCCCATCCTCTCCCCTGCCGACCGGGCCCGCTTCGACGTTGGCGACGCCCCCCGCAGCGGCGGCGGCGTCACCGTCGATGCCACCGGCGACGGCCCCAACCAAGTCGCGGGCGGATCCTTCAAAATCATCACCGACACCGGCCACTGGGACGCCTCCGTCGGCCTCAACAATCCCGGCCAGTCCGGCGACGTGCGCAGTCCGCACTATCGCGACCTCTACGTCCTCTGGTCCCAGGGCAAATACTTCCCCATCTTCTTCAGTCGCACCAAAATCGAGTCCGTCACCGGCCAAACCCTCACCTTGGAACCCACCGCCTTGCACCCATAG